From Spirochaetales bacterium, one genomic window encodes:
- a CDS encoding PTS sugar transporter subunit IIA has translation MKNNSKKTRKIDEDIMTLSELAGYLKISEETLHRMADQGEIPVTTVANQQRFIRTVIDDWLMSRMTMASKTTLVKLSEEGTIILPLSRLIQPELVVLDLKPGTKKDILIQLIEPLIRSGRIKERETLLSLLLEREDMVSTAISRGVAIPHPRNPEDCPVAEPCIVFGLCREGTDFNSLDGEKTHIFFLICTPSELIHLKILAKLAMLIRNREVVFRLRNVKSIKEILTNIITIDQEIFAINKWKDNL, from the coding sequence ATGAAAAACAACAGTAAAAAAACCAGAAAAATCGACGAAGATATCATGACACTCAGTGAACTGGCAGGATACCTGAAAATATCGGAAGAGACACTGCACCGGATGGCGGATCAGGGCGAGATTCCCGTGACAACGGTCGCCAATCAGCAGCGGTTTATCAGGACGGTTATCGACGATTGGCTGATGTCCCGAATGACCATGGCATCGAAGACGACCCTTGTCAAACTCAGTGAGGAGGGAACCATCATCCTCCCCCTTTCACGGCTGATTCAGCCGGAACTGGTCGTTTTAGACCTGAAACCGGGCACAAAAAAGGACATTCTGATTCAGCTGATCGAACCACTCATACGGTCCGGCAGGATAAAGGAACGCGAAACACTCCTCTCCCTCCTCCTTGAACGCGAAGATATGGTGTCGACGGCGATTAGCCGGGGGGTGGCAATTCCCCATCCGAGAAATCCGGAAGACTGTCCCGTTGCGGAACCATGTATTGTATTTGGCCTTTGCCGGGAAGGCACGGATTTCAATTCACTTGACGGTGAAAAGACCCATATCTTTTTCCTGATCTGTACGCCGTCTGAACTGATTCACCTGAAAATCCTGGCGAAGCTTGCAATGCTGATCCGAAACAGGGAGGTCGTGTTCCGGCTTCGCAATGTCAAAAGCATAAAAGAAATTCTTACCAACATTATCACCATCGACCAGGA
- a CDS encoding tetratricopeptide repeat protein: MYLILVAVPIILQVLCIVHAVKTGRPGWWIYVIIFIPLAGGIAYLIVEILPSLLSGHTRSDLRKTVIHTLNPQKKIEELKERLEESDTFLNRKELADEYMKQGGYLEAESLYRECLSGPYADDVYILHGLAGVLYHLGRFGEAEAYLLRIKEKDGRFESYDVWLLYADVLASSGKVEAAEDEYRILETSYPGLKAMYHYGEFLRKKGRKDEAVATFRRLVTLFSRMQHFNRRTERIWEQKARAVLREMESGFQ; the protein is encoded by the coding sequence GTGTATTTGATCCTGGTCGCGGTCCCCATCATTCTCCAGGTACTCTGTATCGTCCATGCCGTAAAAACGGGACGGCCGGGATGGTGGATCTATGTCATTATCTTCATTCCCCTTGCGGGCGGAATCGCCTATCTGATCGTTGAAATACTTCCCTCACTCCTCTCCGGTCACACCCGATCAGACCTCCGGAAAACAGTCATCCATACACTCAACCCGCAAAAAAAAATAGAGGAACTGAAAGAACGTCTTGAAGAATCCGACACATTTCTCAACAGAAAGGAACTCGCGGACGAATATATGAAACAGGGAGGGTATCTCGAAGCCGAATCCCTTTACCGTGAATGTCTTTCGGGCCCTTACGCCGATGATGTGTATATCCTCCACGGTCTTGCCGGGGTCCTTTACCACCTGGGCCGTTTCGGCGAAGCTGAGGCGTATCTCCTTCGTATAAAGGAAAAGGACGGAAGGTTCGAAAGCTACGATGTGTGGCTTCTCTATGCCGATGTCCTTGCCTCATCCGGCAAGGTCGAAGCCGCCGAAGACGAGTACCGTATCCTCGAAACATCATATCCCGGCCTCAAGGCGATGTACCATTACGGAGAGTTTTTAAGAAAAAAAGGAAGAAAGGACGAGGCGGTTGCCACCTTCAGGCGGCTTGTCACGCTTTTTTCACGGATGCAGCATTTCAACAGGCGGACGGAACGGATATGGGAGCAAAAGGCCCGGGCGGTGCTTCGGGAAATGGAATCCGGTTTTCAATAA
- a CDS encoding response regulator — translation MENVTTSMTGDNKEQKEKTPYIVVAEDDKEMRTLLLIYLKKFGYKVKPCANGKELLEEISESMLGDEGKIDLIISDIKMPHYTAMEIMAGLKSLQGFPPIILITAFGNEDLHKEAIENGALTVLDKPFDFDVLLFNVENVLHSFE, via the coding sequence ATGGAGAATGTCACCACATCAATGACCGGGGATAACAAGGAACAGAAAGAGAAGACGCCGTATATTGTTGTTGCTGAAGACGACAAGGAAATGCGGACCCTGCTGCTTATTTATCTCAAAAAATTCGGCTATAAAGTTAAGCCGTGCGCGAATGGTAAGGAATTACTCGAAGAAATAAGCGAATCCATGTTGGGCGATGAAGGAAAGATCGATTTGATAATATCGGATATCAAAATGCCGCACTATACCGCCATGGAAATCATGGCCGGACTGAAATCGCTGCAGGGATTTCCGCCGATTATCCTTATTACGGCTTTCGGGAACGAGGATTTGCATAAAGAAGCGATTGAAAACGGGGCGTTAACCGTGCTGGACAAACCGTTTGATTTCGATGTGCTGCTTTTCAATGTCGAAAACGTACTCCACAGCTTTGAATGA
- a CDS encoding sigma-54-dependent Fis family transcriptional regulator, protein MRGKILIVDDDHDMCAMLSSTLGKAGFSVTTVPSADIALHELEKRDIDVLLADINMKGMDGLELCARVVSNRPDLPVIIITAFGSMETAIAAIRAGAYDFIPKPFDTSILSLMLDRAVKYRSLSDKIEKLNKLIDGGENPYGIVGKSPVMDTVYGLIRRTADTDSYVLITGESGTGKELVAKAIHGFGGRAEGPFVAVNCSAVPETLLESEFFGYRHGAFTDAKTDKKGLFLQADGGTLFLDEIGEIPVYLQAKLLRVLESRVVRPLGDEKEIPFDTRVISATNRDIEEAVRTGTVREDFYYRLNVIQIEVPPLRLRGNDILLIADYYLSYFSSRYNKKITGINKNAMEKLLSYDWPGNVRELKNGIERAVALTNHEQILVDDLPEKIRSRAVDDHSVFGGGREALISMDELEKRYIIFVLGKTNNNKSAAARILGFDRKTLYQKLKRHNIDPKV, encoded by the coding sequence GTGAGAGGGAAGATATTGATTGTCGATGACGACCATGATATGTGCGCGATGCTTTCCTCGACGCTCGGCAAAGCGGGTTTTTCCGTGACGACCGTCCCCTCTGCCGATATCGCCCTGCATGAACTCGAAAAACGCGATATCGATGTTCTTCTTGCCGATATCAACATGAAGGGGATGGACGGTCTCGAATTATGCGCGCGTGTCGTTTCAAACAGGCCGGACCTCCCCGTCATTATCATTACCGCGTTCGGAAGCATGGAAACGGCAATCGCGGCGATTCGCGCAGGAGCATATGATTTTATTCCAAAACCGTTCGATACCTCTATCCTTTCACTCATGCTTGACCGGGCGGTCAAATACCGTTCGCTGTCCGATAAAATTGAGAAATTGAATAAATTGATCGACGGCGGCGAAAATCCTTATGGTATCGTCGGGAAAAGCCCGGTCATGGATACGGTATACGGACTCATCAGGCGGACCGCTGACACCGACTCATATGTCCTCATTACGGGAGAAAGCGGTACAGGTAAAGAACTCGTTGCAAAAGCAATCCATGGGTTCGGCGGGAGGGCGGAAGGACCTTTTGTGGCCGTCAATTGCTCGGCTGTTCCGGAGACATTGCTTGAAAGCGAGTTTTTCGGGTACAGGCACGGCGCTTTTACCGACGCAAAAACGGATAAAAAAGGTCTCTTTCTCCAGGCCGACGGGGGAACCCTTTTTCTCGATGAAATCGGTGAGATCCCCGTGTATCTTCAGGCAAAACTGCTGCGTGTTCTTGAGAGCAGGGTAGTGCGCCCTTTGGGAGATGAAAAAGAAATTCCGTTCGATACGCGGGTGATTTCGGCAACAAACCGAGATATCGAAGAAGCCGTCCGTACCGGAACGGTACGTGAGGATTTCTACTACCGCCTTAATGTCATTCAGATTGAAGTTCCCCCGCTTCGATTGAGGGGGAATGATATTCTGTTGATTGCCGATTATTACCTTTCCTATTTTTCATCACGGTATAACAAGAAAATAACGGGAATCAATAAAAACGCGATGGAAAAGCTGCTTTCCTATGATTGGCCGGGTAATGTTCGTGAATTGAAAAACGGTATCGAGCGGGCGGTCGCCCTGACGAATCACGAGCAGATACTTGTCGATGATTTGCCGGAGAAGATCCGCAGCCGCGCAGTCGACGATCATTCGGTATTCGGCGGTGGCAGGGAAGCGCTTATTTCAATGGATGAACTGGAAAAACGATATATTATATTCGTTCTGGGAAAAACGAACAACAATAAATCCGCCGCGGCGCGAATATTGGGATTTGATAGGAAAACCCTTTATCAAAAATTGAAACGCCATAATATCGACCCGAAAGTGTAG